From the Lolium rigidum isolate FL_2022 chromosome 2, APGP_CSIRO_Lrig_0.1, whole genome shotgun sequence genome, one window contains:
- the LOC124689934 gene encoding 25S rRNA (cytosine-C(5))-methyltransferase NSUN5-like translates to MAPPQPKNRSHVTAKAGQVRPPPGQPGRRMASRDAGERAAFFARREAATVLRRVLRGDASKRSGGSIKSLVFSPSVRNKRATFALVCQTLKCLPILKEVFASTGVLSSKWKKQEELVYVTAYDILFGQEIAVSGSVEQFILLHKDTFRTTLGKICAKRKVSSIKDLISDKTTVKPKPRFVRVNTLKTTTGSVIEVLSKIHKVEKDDMVPDMLVLPPGTDMHKHPLVTDGKVFLQGKASCMVAVALCPKAGWKVIDACAAPGNKTVHLAALMNGEGNIIACELNKDRAKTLQHTVRRSGANNVETVNGDFLDIDSNDPSYAEVRAILLDPSCSGSGISTERLDHLLPSHSRDDQDDAGSSARIRKLSAFQRKALSHALSFPSVERLVYSTCSIHQAENEDVVNSVLPLATSLGFELATPFPQWRRRGLPVFDGAEHLLRTDPEDDLEGFFIALFVRKAAADESSAEPSKDGVLGAKRKRVCTTRNNGLRAFSSLRLSRMDALCSIWRL, encoded by the exons atggcgccgccgcagcCTAAGAATCGCAGCCACGTTACTGCAAAGGCCGGGCAGGTCCGGCCGCCTCCAGGCCAGCCGGGGCGGCGGATGGCGAGCCGGGACGCCGGGGAGCGCGCAGCGTTCTTCGCACGGCGCGAGGCGGCCACGGTGCTCCGGCGCGTGCTGCGCGGGGACGCCTCCAAGCGCTCAGGGGGTTCCATCAAGTCCCTCGTATTCTCGCCCTCCGTACGGAACAAGCGCGCCACCTTCGCCCTCGTCTGCCAGACCCTCAAGT GTCTTCCAATTCTTAAGGAGGTTTTTGCATCAACTGGAGTACTATCCAGCAAATGGAAG AAACAGGAGGAATTAGTTTATGTGACTGCCTACGACATCCTCTTTGGTCAG GAAATTGCAGTTTCTGGATCTGTTGAGCAGTTCATTTTGCTACACAAAGATACTTTTAGGACTACTCTTGGGAAAATATGTGCTAAAAGGAAGGTCAGTAGCATCAAGGACTTGATAAGCGATAAAACTACAG TCAAACCAAAGCCGAGGTTTGTTCGTGTAAACACACTTAAGACCACTACCGGTTCTGTTATCGAAGTACTAAGTAAAATACACAAG GTTGAGAAAGATGATATGGTTCCAGACATGTTGGTGCTCCCACCTGGAACTGATATGCATAAACATCCTCTGGTCACAGATGGAAAGGTGTTTTTGCAG GGAAAAGCAAGTTGTATGGTGGCAGTCGCATTGTGCCCTAAGGCGGGTTGGAAG GTTATTGATGCATGTGCGGCTCCAGGGAACAAAACAGTCCACCTTGCTGCACTCATGAATGGGGAAGGGAATATTATAGCCTGCGAACTTAACAAAGACAGGGCTAAGACATTGCAGCATACTGTCAGAAGATCTGGAGCAAACA ATGTTGAAACAGTTAATGGTGACTTTCTGGATATAGATAGCAATGATCCGTCATATGCAGAG GTTCGTGCTATTCTATTAGATCCCTCCTGTTCTGGATCTGGAATCTCTACAGAGAGACTTGACCACTTGCTTCCTTCGCATTCTAGAG ATGATCAGGATGACGCAGGTTCAAGCGCAAGGATTAGGAAACTATCGGCTTTTCAGCGGAAAGCTCTCTCACATGCTCTATCAT TTCCCTCTGTAGAGAGATTGGTCTACAGCACCTGTTCGATACACCAGGCAGAGAACGAGGATGTCGTCAACTCCGTCCTGCCTCTAGCCACATCACTTGGTTTTGAGCTCGCCACCCCGTTCCCTcagtggcgccgccgtggccttCCGGTCTTCGACGGAG CTGAACATTTGCTTCGGACGGATCCTGAAGATGACCTCGAGGGATTCTTCATAGCGCTGTTTGTGAGGAAAGCAGCAGCCGATGAATCTTCAGCAGAGCCTAGCAAAGACGGTGTGTTGGGAGCGAAAAGGAAACGAGTTTGTACAACAAGAAACAACGGGCTCAGGGCGTTCAGCTCCCTGAGATTGTCTAGGATGGACGCGCTCTGCTCCATCTGGCGTCTCTAG
- the LOC124692029 gene encoding protein GRAVITROPIC IN THE LIGHT 1-like yields MIRPGSKESQNYDNNSQKVYPQPIDENMNQNVGSMIGSIFNNISSLKAAYIQLQEAHTPYDPDKIQTADRLVIDELTRLSELKHTYREKNPKPVAASPQDSRLLNEIQEQQNLLKTYEVMVKKFQSQIQNRDTEITHLQQQTDEAKHRKSKLEKKLKQRGLLNKESEESDEEENYFSVELTPSLFTSTADNAYQSIHDFSKPLINMMKAAGWDLDAAADAIEPDVVYSRRAHKKYAFESYICQRMFSGFHEESFSIKAANATVSNEAFFHQFLAVRAMDPLDVLSQNPDSVFGKFCRSKYLLLVHPKMEGSFFGNMDQRNYVMSGGHPRTPFYQAFLKLAKSIWLLHRLAYSFDPKVRVFQVKKGSEFSEIHMESVVKNIVLDESAERPKVDLMVMPGFLIGASVIQCRVYLSDVKCTE; encoded by the coding sequence ATGATCCGGCCAGGCTCCAAGGAGTCACAAAATTATGACAATAATAGCCAGAAAGTTTATCCTCAACCCATTGATGAAAATATGAATCAGAATGTGGGCAGTATGATTGGAAGTATATTCAATAACATATCCTCTTTAAAGGCTGCATACATTCAGCTGCAGGAAGCTCACACCCCATATGACCCAGACAAGATACAAACTGCTGATAGGCTTGTCATAGATGAGCTCACAAGGCTTTCAGAACTCAAGCATACGTACAGAGAGAAAAATCCTAAGCCAGTAGCAGCATCACCTCAAGATTCACGCTTGCTTAATGAAATACAGGAGCAGCAGAACTTGTTAAAGACATATGAGGTCATGGTAAAGAAGTTCCAGTCGCAGATCCAGAACAGAGATACCGAGATTACCCATTTACAGCAGCAAACCGATGAGGCCAAACATCGGAAATCAAAACTGGAGAAAAAACTGAAACAAAGGGGACTACTTAACAAGGAATCCGAGGAATCTGATGAAGAAGAGAACTACTTCTCCGTTGAGCTGACACCAAGTCTATTTACATCTACTGCTGATAATGCGTACCAATCAATACATGATTTCTCAAAGCCCTTGATCAACATGATGAAAGCTGCAGGATGGGATCTTGACGCTGCTGCTGATGCAATTGAACCTGATGTAGTGTACTCGAGGAGAGCTCACAAGAAGTACGCGTTCGAGTCCTACATCTGCCAAAGAATGTTCAGCGGTTTCCATGAAGAGAGCTTTTCCATCAAGGCTGCTAATGCCACTGTTTCTAACGAGGCTTTCTTCCATCAATTCCTCGCAGTCCGGGCCATGGATCCTTTGGATGTATTGAGCCAAAACCCAGACTCAGTGTTTGGGAAGTTCTGCAGAAGCAAATACCTATTGCTTGTGCACCCGAAGATGGAAGGTTCTTTCTTCGGCAACATGGATCAGAGAAACTATGTCATGAGCGGTGGCCATCCAAGGACACCTTTCTATCAGGCATTTCTCAAGCTGGCGAAGTCTATATGGTTGTTGCACAGGCTGGCGTACTCTTTTGATCCAAAGGTCAGGGTTTTCCAGGTGAAGAAGGGAAGCGAGTTCTCGGAGATTCACATGGAAAGTGTTGTGAAGAACATCGTCTTGGATGAAAGTGCCGAGAGGCCTAAGGTTGACTTGATGGTGATGCCTGGTTTCCTGATCGGGGCTAGCGTCATACAGTGCAGAGTCTACCTTTCTGATGTCAAATGTACCGAGTAA